A genome region from Fusarium musae strain F31 chromosome 5, whole genome shotgun sequence includes the following:
- a CDS encoding hypothetical protein (EggNog:ENOG41), with the protein MAQAYSEVVPGTVHLVDAGRSGGNDIELVPRPSDDPEDPLNWSRRRKLISAAMVFVYTLGVGLPSTLQYSVLVEISQDTGISIADLVQGTGVMFLFLGWSCLFWQPIALTYGRRGVYLISTIAAVPLMVWTAYSRSAGEWYAHRILLGFFVSPIESLPEVSIPDIFFAHERGTWMSLYVFVLFGSNFLAPVVAGFFADAYGWRWTMHFGAIFAAFSFVILFFFMEETIYFRPTFEGLEDQDEPIKGQAENDLGSAQNSPERPTTKEGAGAIVNSDQLQGTVHTKKSLATHLKLFARKDGRPTKANMLKSMLAPLPLMVLFPNVAWAGFIYGINLCWYNVLNATTSPILSASPYNWSTSMVGLIYVGPIIGAVLGCLWAGAIADRLTLSLARRNNGVREPEQRLWPLALSAFLSCVGLIVWGVGADNDIHWAGLAIGLMVLTFSCVTGGSIALSYNVDCFKDISGDTTTSIIIIRNTLGFAISYGITPWYVNMGLQNCFIMAGFLSLGCTSTFLFMIWKGKSLRRHAAPRYWDHVQKMLQH; encoded by the coding sequence ATGGCTCAGGCATATTCTGAAGTCGTCCCCGGCACAGTTCATCTGGTCGATGCTGGTCGCAGCGGTGGCAATGACATTGAACTTGTTCCCCGTCCCAGCGACGATCCAGAAGATCCCCTCAATTGGAGCAGACGCCGCAAGCTCATCTCCGCAGCCATGGTGTTTGTCTACACTCTTGGCGTCGGTCTTCCTTCTACTCTTCAATACTCTGTTCTTGTCGAGATCTCTCAAGACACCGGTATCTCCATCGCCGATTTAGTTCAAGGTACAGGAGTCATGTTCCTCTTTCTCGGCTGGAGCTGTCTGTTCTGGCAGCCTATTGCCTTGACCTATGGAAGACGCGGTGTCTATCTCATTTCCACCATCGCTGCTGTGCCCTTGATGGTCTGGACTGCTTATTCGCGATCTGCTGGCGAGTGGTACGCTCACCGTATCCTTCTCGGCTTCTTCGTTTCGCCTATTGAATCTCTTCCCGAAGTCAGTATTCCTGACATTTTCTTTGCACACGAGAGAGGAACGTGGATGAGTTTGTATGTCTTCGTTTTGTTCGGATCCAATTTCTTAGCCCCAGTCGTGGCTGGCTTCTTCGCCGATGCGTACGGTTGGCGGTGGACCATGCATTTCGGTGCTATTTTCGCTGCATTCAGCTTCGttatccttttcttctttatgGAAGAGACGATCTATTTCCGACCAACCTTTGAAGGTCTTGAGGATCAGGATGAACCGATCAAGGGTCAAGCTGAGAATGATCTTGGCTCTGCGCAGAACAGTCCCGAACGACCGACCACGAAGGAGGGTGCTGGCGCTATCGTCAACAGTGATCAACTGCAAGGCACTGTGCACACAAAGAAGAGTCTCGCCACTcacctcaagctctttgctAGAAAGGACGGTCGTCCAACTAAAGCAAACATGCTCAAGTCCATGCTGGCTCCACTTCCGCTCATGGTCCTCTTCCCCAATGTCGCTTGGGCAGGGTTCATCTACGGAATTAACCTTTGCTGGTACAATGTCTTGAACGCCACCACTAGCCCTATCCTTAGTGCATCACCGTACAACTGGTCTACTAGCATGGTCGGCTTGATTTATGTCGGCCCCATCATTGGCGCTGTTCTCGGATGTCTATGGGCTGGTGCCATCGCCGATCGCCTTACTCTCTCCCTCGCTCGAAGAAACAATGGCGTTCGAGAGCCTGAGCAGCGACTTTGGCCGTTGGCTTTATCCGCCTTCTTATCTTGCGTTGGGCTCATCGTTTGGGGCGTTGGCGCTGATAACGATATCCACTGGGCTGGACTGGCGATTGGTTTGATGGTACTCACTTTCAGCTGCGTCACCGGAGGCTCGATCGCTTTGTCGTACAACGTCGATTGTTTCAAGGATATCAGCGGCGACACCACGACTTCTATCATTATTATTCGCAACACACTGGGTTTTGCCATCTCGTACGGAATCACGCCTTGGTATGTCAACATGGGTCTGCAGAATTGTTTCATCATGGCGGGTTTCCTCTCTCTTGGATGTACTAGCACCTTTTTGTTCATGATCTGGAAGGGTAAGAGTCTGCGACGCCATGCTGCACCGAGGTACTGGGACCACGTTCAGAAGATGTTGCAGCACTAG
- a CDS encoding hypothetical protein (EggNog:ENOG41), producing the protein MSSYQSILLQNATILVPKGPGDDHVIPLKNHSLLIEGNRIARIAPHIDPSSKSTEVIDCSAKIISPGFVDTHHHVWQTQLKGRHADHSLLEYMVPGNMASHSYKPEDVFWGQLGGCLEALEAGTTTIVDHAHISYTTDHNNAALSATLSSGIRSIYCYCPTGRVKTWKPFEMEEEFLPAWLFEQLTSMCKAGPFANGRVTMGFAFDSFYLPKDVVINIFNQVRGLGIKTITSHYVPSLLHGSRLARLLSGNAKSISSLGIDCHSNNTGSIVAQMKVGLQAERARRNDRIHEAGKILPEFRFLPKMHSSLGQLAAARAIKMSDQIVICAAEEDPIAAIILHSAASDIDAVIVDGQFRKRNRQLATTKLDLELMPNMKHEKSDVQWCDVATELLKSRQSILEAEKASGADDRKAGFENIVRIFGTDKDKLVY; encoded by the exons ATGTCTTCATACCAGTCAATTCTGCTGCAAAACGCCACTATCCTTGTTCCAAAAGGCCCTGGGGACGATCATGTCATTCCACTCAAGAACCATTCGTTGCTGATCGAGGGTAACAGAATCGCTCGCATCGCGCCTCATATTGATCCTTCATCTAAGTCAACTGAGGTTATCGATTGCTCGGCAAAGATCATCTCACCTGGATTTGTCGATACTCACCACCATGTTTGGCAGACTCAACTCAAAGGACGGCATGCCGACCATTCGCTGTTAGAGTACATGGTACCGG GAAACATGGCGTCACATAGCTACAAGCCTGAAGATGTTTTCTGGGGCCAGCTTGGTGGATGTCTCGAGGCCCTCGAGGCTGGAACGACTACAATTGTGGACCACGCCCATATCTCATATACTACAGATCATA ACAACGCTGCTCTTTCAGCGACCCTCTCATCTGGTATCAGGTCTATCTACTGTTACTGTCCCACCGGCCGAGTCAAGACCTGGAAGCCATTCGAAATGGAGGAAGAATTCCTTCCAGCCTGGCTTTTCGAGCAGTTGACCTCAATGTGTAAAGCCGGTCCGTTCGCCAACGGTCGGGTGACGATGGGTTTTGCGTTCGACTCCTTCTACCTTCCAAAGGATGTCgttatcaacatcttcaaccaagTCCGTGGACTGGGCATCAAGACGATAACTTCTCACTATGTCCCAAGCCTTCTCC ATGGGTCACGGCTGGCCCGTCTGCTTTCAGGAAATGCCAAGTCAATTAGCTCTCTCGGCATCGACTGCCACAGTAATAACACAGGCAGCATCGTCGCTCAGATGAAAGTTGGTCTTCAGGCTGAACGTGCTCGCCGCAATGACCGAATCCACGAAGCAGGAAAGATCCTGCCAGAGTTCAGGTTTCTGCCCAAGATGCATTCCAGCTTGGGACAATTGGCGGCAGCAAGGGCGATCAAGATGAGCGATCAAATTG TGATCTGTGCTGCCGAGGAAGATCCAATTGCTGCTATCATTTTGCACTCCGCTGCCTCTGACATCGATGCTGTTATAGTTGATGGCCAATTCAGAAAGCGAAATAGACAATTAGCAACAACTAAGCTGGACTTGGAACTCATGCCTAATATGAAGCACGAGAAGTCTGACGTACAGTGGTGTGATGTTGCAACCGAGCTTTTGAAGAGCCGCCAGAGCATTTTGGAGGCAGAGAAGGCTAGCGGTGCTGATGATCGAAAGGCAGGGTTTGAGAACATAGTGAGAATATTCGGAACCGACAAGGACAAGTTGGTTTATTAA
- a CDS encoding hypothetical protein (EggNog:ENOG41) yields the protein MSLAVLLSLDHSVGGYIDMSGFLTYQDDLKSVVNDKVDSDNPFSHPSEPQDTTVDASAVKAQELKEIFWILAPYTTLPKGRQRARLQSFLALGRQTRRYHVRWESVQYNFCRIQGIRLNGSAMKTKVTGTRSTMK from the coding sequence ATGTCACTTGCAGTCCTACTCTCCTTGGACCACTCAGTCGGCGGCTATATTGATATGAGTGGCTTCCTCACGTATCAAGATGATCTCAAGAGTGTTGTCAACGACAAGGTTGACAGTGACAATCCTTTTTCGCATCCCAGCGAGCCGCAGGACACGACTGTGGACGCGAGCGCCGTCAAGGCCCAGGAATTGAAAGAGATCTTTTGGATCTTGGCTCCCTACACCACCCTTCCCAAGGGAAGACAGCGTGCCAGACTCcagtccttcttggccttgggaaGGCAGACGAGAAGGTACCATGTGCGTTGGGAGAGCGTGCAGTACAATTTTTGCAGGATTCAGGGTATCAGGTTGAATGGAAGTGCTATGAAAACCAAGGTGACTGGTACAAGATCCACGATGAAATAG
- a CDS encoding hypothetical protein (EggNog:ENOG41), with amino-acid sequence MARTVTPEQLKNGYKLAFSPVYRIDPWTVVKTHTRMAEAETMRFIRANTSIPVPEVQNAYRDDTTGHIVLIMDYVEGKMLKDAWPAYSEAERESVISQLRGYMAQLRGFKGDFIGCIDGTACNDQYFCEDPEGYGPYKTEQDFNQGIVKAMKRDNENGFTEWRCTVWLSVMKDHDIVLTHGDFDPRNILVQGDKVVAILDWEMSGYYPTYWEYGKALLRPEWESAWSRSKAVDKILEPFHNELAVMWSSNDVLY; translated from the coding sequence ATGGCGCGAACAGTCACTCCGGAACAACTGAAGAATGGCTACAAGTTAGCCTTCTCACCAGTATACAGAATCGATCCATGGACAGTGGTCAAGACGCATACTCGCATGGCAGAAGCTGAGACGATGAGGTTCATCCGTGCTAACACCTCAATTCCTGTTCCAGAAGTTCAGAATGCATACCGCGACGATACAACGGGCCATATCGTTCTTATTATGGATTATGTGGAAGGGAAAATGCTCAAAGATGCGTGGCCTGCCTATTCTGAAGCGGAACGAGAATCGGTCATCTCTCAGCTTCGTGGCTACATGGCCCAGCTTCGCGGCTTCAAGGGTGACTTTATTGGGTGCATCGACGGTACAGCATGCAACGACCAGTATTTCTGTGAAGACCCAGAAGGGTATGGACCGTACAAGACCGAGCAAGACTTCAACCAGGGCATTGTGAAAGCGATGAAGAGGGACAACGAGAATGGATTTACCGAATGGAGATGCACCGTCTGGCTAAGCGTCATGAAAGATCATGATATTGTCCTCACGCATGGTGACTTTGACCCCCGCAACATTCTTGTTCAAGGTGATAAGGTTGTGGCTATCTTGGATTGGGAGATGTCGGGTTACTATCCCACTTACTGGGAATATGGAAAGGCTTTGTTACGGCCGGAGTGGGAGAGTGCGTGGAGCCGTAGCAAGGCTGTGGACAAAATTCTGGAACCGTTTCACAATGAGCTCGCAGTCATGTGGTCTTCAAATGATGTTCTGTACTGA
- a CDS encoding hypothetical protein (EggNog:ENOG41~MEROPS:MER0003669): MKGSSLVLSSTLLSCAHALQLHKRLNPSVVSVNFEKRTKDVFPSHKKRDKDAVVEMNVDRQGVSYLYWANFTIGNPPQKLSAEIDTGSADLLVLTKQVESCKEQDCQGGIFDPEKSDSFEWGEEQVSNSFGSGQSWKGNYANDTFTLGSVTLESFQFVGVTEYNATNSNIISVFGVGIDSLENAHTKYPNLPYALADAGEINTPTFSLWLNNETNGEFLFGGVNKAKYTGPLVTYPVAGDNTFDLRDRALVVMTGFGTTSDGKTSELDFEARPVLLDSGTVQSRLSLNMTMHLIKTMKVSLDEHLGAVAPCNTSSKETLDFMFGDLTLNIPLANFLSETPAKSGVDGVEYCKIVSYEDSTSIILADDFLRGAYVVFDWGNMEISLAQYNSEEAEDDIHEIVRDVPGASFATDVPTMYLKFDQPAETEVTEIPTELPTITATPVSTATGSGTGSVAASSTAAGDDEDNGATGACRRA, encoded by the coding sequence ATGAAGGGATCCTCACTTGTTCTGTCAAGCACTCTCCTGAGTTGCGCCCACGCTCTTCAACTCCATAAGCGCCTTAATCCATCCGTCGTCTCAGTCAACTTTGAGAAGCGAACAAAAGACGTCTTCCCCAGCCATAAGAAAAGAGACAAAGATGccgttgttgagatgaatgtGGACCGGCAAGGCGTCAGCTATCTCTACTGggccaacttcaccatcggAAATCCGCCGCAAAAGCTTTCCGCGGAAATTGACACTGGCAGCGCCGACTTGCTTGTTCTCACTAAGCAGGTCGAGTCTTGCAAAGAACAGGACTGCCAGGGTGGTATTTTTGACCCGGAAAAGTCGGACAGTTTCGAGTGGGGTGAAGAGCAGGTGTCCAATAGTTTCGGCAGTGGCCAAAGCTGGAAAGGTAACTACGCCAACGACACGTTTACACTTGGCTCAGTCACCCTCGAGTCTTTCCAGTTTGTTGGTGTGACAGAGTACAATGCCACCAATAGTAATATCATCAGCGTCTTCGGCGTCGGTATCGACAGCCTAGAAAATGCTCACACAAAATACCCCAACCTGCCTTATGCTCTGGCCGATGCAGGCGAGATCAACACTCCCACATTCAGCTTATGGCTCAACAACGAGACAAATGGAGAGTTTCTGTTTGGTGGCGTCAACAAAGCCAAGTATACAGGCCCCCTCGTCACTTATCCTGTTGCGGGTGACAACACATTTGATCTGCGGGACAGAGCCCTGGTGGTTATGACAGGCTTCGGGACAACGTCTGATGGCAAGACTTCGGAGCTTGACTTTGAAGCTCGACCTGTGCTCCTCGACTCGGGCACTGTACAGAGCAGACTGAGTCTTAATATGACCATGCATCTGATCAAGACCATGAAGGTCTCTCTGGATGAGCATTTGGGTGCCGTAGCGCCCTGCAACACAAGCTCCAAGGAAACTCTGGATTTCATGTTTGGCGACCTGACTCTGAACATACCCCTCGCCAACTTCCTCTCAGAAACCCCCGCCAAGAGCGGTGTCGACGGTGTTGAGTACTGCAAAATCGTCTCTTACGAGGATTCCACTAGCATCATCCTCGCTGACGATTTCCTCCGAGGTGCCTATGTTGTTTTCGACTGGGGCAACATGGAGATCTCTCTGGCTCAGTACAACTctgaggaggctgaagaCGATATTCATGAGATTGTGCGAGATGTGCCTGGCGCTTCCTTCGCCACTGACGTCCCGACAATGTATTTGAAGTTTGATCAGCCTGCAGAGACTGAGGTGACTGAGATCCCAACGGAGTTGCCGACGATTACAGCAACTCCTGTCAGTACAGCGACTGGGTCTGGTACTGGATCGGTGGCAGCTTCGTCGACTGCGgctggagatgatgaagacaatgGAGCGACGGGAGCCTGTCGACGAGCTTAA
- a CDS encoding hypothetical protein (EggNog:ENOG41), which produces MSQLKIASVQFENYSGSKDKNLAIIRRMASDAANRGCKVVAFHECSVTGYTFASRLSKEELLNLAEEVPAGPSTGSLIETARELGIAILAGLFEKDEDGRIYNTYICVDSTRGFIAKFRKLHPFISPYLSPGNEYVVFDLLGWKCGILICYDNNVVENVRATALLGAEIIFMPHVTMCTPSTRPGAGFVDPSLWTNRHQDPTSLRAEFNGLKGRQWLMKWLPARAYDNAVYAVFSNPIGMDDDQLKNGCSMIIDPFGDILSECSLLGQDMAVATCSKDKLQLAGGFRYRQARRPELYRNIIGSDHNSSLNVSWLGK; this is translated from the coding sequence ATGTCGCAACTTAAGATCGCTTCAGTTCAGTTCGAGAACTATTCCGGAAGCAAGGATAAAAATTTAGCCATCATCCGCCGAATGGCAAGTGATGCGGCAAATCGCGGATGCAAAGTTGTTGCATTTCATGAATGCTCGGTTACCGGCTATACCTTCGCTAGCCGTCTCTCCAAAGAAGAACTGCTTAATCTTGCCGAAGAGGTCCCTGCCGGTCCAAGCACAGGCTCTTTGATTGAAACTGCCCGTGAGCTTGGCATCGCTATCCTGGCTGGCCTCTTCGagaaagatgaagatggtcgcATTTACAATACATACATCTGCGTCGACAGCACCAGAGGCTTTATAGCCAAGTTTCGCAAACTTCACCCCTTCATCAGCCCCTATCTAAGTCCAGGCAATGAATATGTGGTTTTTGACCTTCTTGGTTGGAAATGCGGTATTTTGATCTGCTATGACAACAATGTTGTCGAGAATGTCCGGGCTACAGCTCTTCTCGGTGCAGAGATCATATTCATGCCGCACGTAACAATGTGCACTCCGTCAACTCGCCCTGGCGCTGGTTTCGTGGATCCATCGCTTTGGACTAATCGACATCAAGATCCAACATCTCTGCGGGCCGAGTTTAACGGTCTGAAAGGCAGACAATGGTTGATGAAATGGCTACCCGCAAGAGCCTACGACAACGCAGTATACGCCGTCTTCTCAAATCCAATCGGTATGGATGATGATCAATTGAAGAATGGCTGTTCCATGATCATTGACCCGTTCGGGGATATCTTGAGTGAGTGCTCTCTGCTTGGACAGGATATGGCTGTTGCGACTTGCAGCAAAGACAAGCTTCAATTGGCAGGCGGGTTTCGGTATAGACAAGCCAGAAGACCCGAGCTATACCGAAACATCATAGGCTCGGATCACAACTCCTCTCTGAATGTCTCCTGGTTGGGCAAGTAG
- a CDS encoding hypothetical protein (EggNog:ENOG41), with translation MVSKNRILQHFNRHLAIAFAVIAVSTFNYGFDNAAYNNTQAMEAFQEQFGDWNAETGKYAISPSWLSLFNSLNYIGFGAGVIIGSLVSERWGRRWCMFVMSAWALVPAIMAVTSTSKHQIMATRILNYIYIGMELAVVPVYQSEIMPREIRGFAVGSYQFSLMSGTLIVACVCRGTSTLSGNLSFRIPFGLFFIIPVVVMCAIFFIPESPRWLLTKDRTEEARAALGKLREGKETEAEIDESFAALQYALEHEPEQGNYLELFQGKNLKRTAIVVAMNFFQQATGQAFASTYGAIFIRDIGTVNPFTMTIVNAIVNLCSAFAGLYLVDRAGRRPLLLTSAGWMFCAIITMGALGTVPNPSFGVKSGIVAMLTLFGSGFTFAFAPLNYVITTEIPALRLRDASQRTASIVNVVANFLVSFSIPYMLYPQYAGLGSKVGFVFAGILALAIVFVVFCVPECKGKSLEQVDRMFNEGIALRKFGSYKPEDLTGDVEEMGGNEKGNASIVVNHREQS, from the exons ATGGTGTCAAAGAACAGAATCCTCCAGCACTTTAATCGCCATCTGGCGATTGCTTTCGCAGTCATAGCAGTGTCAACCTTCAACTATGGCTTCGACAATGCAGCTTACAACAATACCCAGGCCATGGAGGCCTTCCAGGAGCAATTCGGTGACTGGAATGCTGAGACGGGCAAGTATGCTATCTCACCATCGTGGCTGTCTCTCTTCAACAGCTTGAACTATATCGGCTTCGGGGCTGGTGTCATTATTGGTAGTCTTGTAAGCGAGCGATGGGGACGACGGTGGTGTATGTTCGTCATGAGTGCTTGGGCTTTGGTTCCAGCTATCATGGCCGTTACATCGACGAGCAAGCACCAGATCATGGCTACGAGAATTCTCAATT ATATCTACATTGGTATGGAGCTTGCTGTTGTTCCTGTTTACCAATCCGAGATTATGCCCCGCGAAATTCGTGGCTTTGCAGTTGGCTCGTACCAATTCAGTCTGATG TCGGGTACTCTTATTGTGGCATGCGTCTGTCGAGGAACAAGTACGCTCTCTGGAAACCTCTCATTCCGAATTCCTTTTGGTctgttcttcatcatccctGTCGTCGTCATGTGCGCCATCTTCTTTATCCCAGAG TCTCCCAGATGGCTGCTCACCAAAGACCGGACCGAGGAAGCTCGCGCCGCCCTTGGAAAGCTACGAGAGGGCAAAGAGACCGAAGCCGAGATCGATGAGAGTTTTGCTGCTCTTCAATACGCGTTGGAGCACGAACCAGAGCAGGGAAATTATCTCGAGCTGTTCCAGGGAAAGAATTTGAAGCGTACTGCGATTGTTGTAGCCATGAACTTCTTCCAACAAGCTACCGGCCAAGCCTTTGCCTCGACATACGGGGCTATCTTCATTCGAGATATCGGAACGGTCAACCCTTTCACCATGACCATCGTCAACGCGATTGTCAACCTCTGTTCAGCTTTTGCTGGCCTCTATCTCGTTGATCGAGCTGGCCGCCG ACCTCTCTTGTTGACCAGCGCTGGCTGGATGTTCTGCGCCATTATCACGATGGGCGCTCTCGGTACAGTTCCAAACCCGTCTTTCGGTGTCAAATCAGGCATCGTAGCAATGCTCACCCTCTTCGGATCCGGCTTCACTTTTGCCTTCGCACCTCTCAACTACGTCATCACCACCGAAATTCCTGCCCTGCGACTTCGCGATGCATCTCAGCGAACAGCCTCCATCGTCAACGTTGTAGCCAACTTCCTTGTCAGTTTCAGCATCCCTTACATGCTGTATCCTCAATACGCCGGTCTTGGATCTAAGGTCGGATTCGTTTTCGCTGGCATTTTGGCTTTGGCTATTGTCTTTGTTGTCTTCTGTGTTCCTGAGTGCAAGGGCAAGTCTTTGGAGCAGGTTGATCGCATGTTCAATGAGGGTATTGCTCTTCGCAAGTTTGGCAGCTACAAGCCTGAGGATTTGACTGGGGATGTTGAGGAGATGGGAGGCAATGAGAAGGGAAATGCTTCAATTGTTGTGAACCACCGCGAACAATCATAA